A section of the Tamandua tetradactyla isolate mTamTet1 chromosome 4, mTamTet1.pri, whole genome shotgun sequence genome encodes:
- the ABL2 gene encoding tyrosine-protein kinase ABL2 isoform X3 produces MWYCLSEGGILRLPHYIGHLNFLLLGRGMILGTVLLPHNGYDRDEDITLCCLCSEASESALPNFTDHFASCVEDGFEGDKTGGSSPEALHRPYGCDVEPQALNEAIRWSSKENLLGATESDPNLFVALYDFVASGDNTLSITKGEKLRVLGYNQNGEWSEVRSKNGQGWVPSNYITPVNSLEKHSWYHGPVSRSAAEYLLSSLINGSFLVRESESSPGQLSISLRYEGRVYHYRINTTTDGKVYVTAESRFNTLAELVHHHSTVADGLVTTLHYPAPKCNKPTVYGVSPIHDKWEMERTDITMKHKLGGGQYGEVYVGVWKKYSLTVAVKTLKEDTMEVEEFLKEAAVMKEIKHPNLVQLLGVCTLEPPFYIVTEYMPYGNLLDYLRECNREEVTAVVLLYMATQISSAMEYLEKKNFIHRDLAARNCLVGENHVVKVADFGLSRLMTGDTYTAHAGAKFPIKWTAPESLAYNTFSIKSDVWAFGVLLWEIATYGMSPYPGIDLSQVYDLLEKGYRMEQPEGCPPKVYELMRACWKWSPADRPSFAETHQAFETMFHDSSISEEVAEELGRAASLSSVVPYLPRLPILPSKTRTLKKQVEDKENIEGAQDATENSTSSSAPGFIRSAQAPSGSPALPRKQRDKSPSSLLEDAKETCFTRDRKGGFFSSFMKKRNAPTPPKRSSSFREMENQPHKKYELTGNFSSVASLQHADGFSFTPAQQEANLVPPKCFGGSFTQRNLSNEDSGGSGSSGTAGVGWSGITGFFTPRLIKKTLGLRAGKPTASDDTSKPFPRSNSTSSMSSGLPEQDRMAMTLPRNCQRSKLQLERTVSSSSQPEENVGRANDVLPKKSEEGPAPTRERPKAKLLPKGATASPLRSGDPAITEKDSSGLGAAGMAPAPKSKERNGGARLGMAGVPEDGEQPGWSSPARSTAVLPTTHNHKVPVLISPTLKHTPADVQLIGTDSQGNKFKLLSEHQVTSSGEKDRPRRVKPKCAPPPPPVMRLLQHPSICSDPAEEPAAPTTGQSMSETPEGGKKAAAGAVSISGKAGRPVMPPPQVPLTTSSISPTKMANGTAGTKVALRKTKQAAEKISADRISKEALLECADLLSSAITEPVPNSQLVDTGHQLLDYCSGYVDCIPQTRNKFAFREAVSKLELSLQELQVSSAAAGVPGANPVLNNLLSCVQEISDVVQR; encoded by the exons ATGTGGTATTGCTTGTCAGAGGGTGGAATTCTAAGACTTCCTCATTACATAGGACACTTGAACTTTTTACTTCTGGGAAGAGGTATGATCCTTGGGACAGTCCTGCTTCCACATAATGGTTATGACAGAGATGAGGATATAACTCTTTGCTGTCTCTGCAGTGAGGCCTCAGAATCTGCTTTACCCAACTTCACAG atCACTTTGCCAGCTGTGTGGAGGATGGATTTGAGGGAGACAAGACTGGAGGCAGTAGTCCAG AAGCCTTGCACCGCCCCTATGGTTGTGATGTTGAACCCCAGGCACTGAATGAAGCTATTAGGTGGAGCTCCAAGGAAAACTTGCTTGGAGCCACTGAGAGTGACCCTAATCTATTTGTTGCACTTTATGATTTTGTAGCAAGTGGCGACAACACACTGAGCATAACTAAAG GTGAAAAATTGCGAGTTCTTGGTTACAACCAGAATGGAGAGTGGAGTGAAGTTCGCTCTAAGAATGGACAGGGCTGGGTACCAAGCAACTACATCACCCCAGTGAACAGCCTGGAAAAGCATTCCTGGTACCACGGACCTGTGTCACGCAGTGCTGCAGAGTATCTACTCAGCAGTCTAATCAATGGCAGTTTCCTGGTGCGAGAAAGTGAGAGCAGTCCTGGGCAGCTCTCAATCTCGCTCAGGTATGAGGGACGTGTATATCACTACAGGATCAATACTACCACAGATGGCAAG gtatatgtgactgctgaaagCCGTTTTAACACCTTGGCAGAGCTTGTTCACCATCACTCCACAGTGGCTGATGGGTTAGTGACAACATTACACTACCCAGCACCCAAGTGTAATAAGCCTACAGTTTATGGTGTGTCCCCTATCCATGATAAATGGGAAATGGAAAGAACAGATATTACCATGAAGCACAAACTTGGAGGTGGTCAGTATGGAGAGGTTTACGTTGGTGTCTGGAAGAAATACAGCCTTACAGTTGCTGTGAAAACATTGAAG GAAGATACCATGGAGGTAGAGGAGTTCTTGAAAGAAGCTGCAGTAATGAAGGAAATCAAACATCCTAATCTGGTACAACTATTAG GTGTATGTACTCTGGAGCCACCATTTTACATCGTGACTGAGTACATGCCGTATGGGAACTTGCTTGATTATCTCAGAGAATGCAACCGAGAAGAGGTGACTGCAGTTGTGCTGCTCTACATGGCCACTCAGATCTCTTCTGCAATGGAGTACTTAGAGAAGAAGAATTTCATCCATAG AGATCTTGCAGCTCGTAACTGCCTCGTTGGAGAAAACCACGTGGTGAAGGTGGCTGACTTTGGTTTAAGTAGACTAATGACTGGAGACACCTATACTGCTCATGCTGGAGCTAAATTTCCTATTAAGTGGACAGCACCAGAGAGTCTTGCCTACAATACCTTCTCAATTAAATCTGATGTCTGGG CGTTTGGGGTACTGTTGTGGGAAATTGCTACGTATGGAATGTCACCATATCCAGGTATTGATCTGTCTCAAGTCTATGATCTACTGGAAAAAGGATATCGAATGGAACAGCCTGAAGGATGCCCTCCTAAGGTGTATGAACTTATGAGAGCAT GCTGGAAGTGGAGCCCTGCTGACAGGCCCTCTTTTGCTGAGACACATCAAGCTTTTGAAACCATGTTCCATGATTCCAGTATTTCTGAAG AGGTAGCTGAGGAGCTTGGGAGAGCTGCCTCCTTATCATCTGTTGTTCCATACCTGCCGCGATTACCTATACTTCCTTCTAAGACCCGAACGCTGAAGAAACAGGTGGAGGACAAAGAGAATATTGAAGGAGCACAGGATGCCACTGAAAATTCCACCTCCAGTTCAGCACCAG GGTTCATTAGAAGTGCCCAGGCCCCCAGTGGGTCTCCAGCACTGCCTCGAAAGCAAAGAGACAAGTCACCTAGCAGCCTCTTGGAAGATGCCAAAGAAACATGCTTTACCCGCGATAGGAAGGGTGGCTTCTTCAGCTCCttcatgaaaaagagaaatgctCCCACACCCCCCAAACGTAGCAGCTCCTTCCGAGAAATGGAGAATCAACCCCATAAGAAATATGAGCTTACGGGTAACTTCTCATCTGTTGCTTCTCTTCAGCATGCTGATGGGTTCTCTTTCACTCCTGCCCAACAAGAGGCAAATCTGGTGCCACCCAAGTGCTTTGGGGGGAGCTTTACACAGAGGAACCTCTCTAATGAAGACAGTGGTGGGAGTGGGAGCAGTGGCACTGCTGGGGTTGGGTGGTCTGGCATCACAGGCTTCTTTACACCACGCTTAATCAAAAAGACACTGGGCTTACGAGCCGGTAAGCCCACAGCCAGTGATGACACTTCCAAGCCTTTTCCAAGGTCAAACTCTACATCTTCCATGTCCTCAGGGCTTCCAGAGCAGGATAGGATGGCAATGACCCTTCCCAGGAACTGCCAGAGGTCAAAACTCCAGCTGGAAAGGACAGTGTCCAGCTCTTCTCAGCCAGAAGAGAATGTGGGCAGGGCCAATGACGTGCTTCCAAAAAAATCAGAGGAAGGTCCTGCTCCTACCAGGGAGAGACCAAAAGCCAAACTTTTGCCGAAGGGAGCCACAGCTTCTCCTCTCAGATCTGGGGATCCAGCCATTACAGAGAAGGACTCTTCAGGATTGGGAGCGGCTGGAATGGCACCTGCTCCCAAGAGCAAGGAGAGAAATGGTGGGGCACGACTTGGGATGGCTGGAGTCCCAGAAGATGGAGAACAGCCAGGGTGGTCTTCTCCAGCCAGATCTACAGCAGTCCTCCCAACCACTCACAACCACAAAGTGCCAGTCCTTATCTCACCCACTCTGAAACACACTCCAGCTGACGTACAGCTCATTGGCACAGACTCTCAGGGGAATAAATTCAAGCTCTTATCTGAGCATCAGGTCACATCCTCTGGAGAAAAGGACAGACCCCGACGGGTAAAACCAAagtgtgccccacccccaccaccagtGATGAGACTACTGCAACATCCATCCATATGTTCAGACCCTGCAGAAGAGCCAGCTGCCCCTACTACTGGACAGTCCATGTCAGAAACCCCAGAAGGTGGGAAAAAGGCAGCAGCAGGGGCAGTGTCCATCAGTGGGAAAGCTGGGAGGCCAGTGATGCCTCCACCTCAAGTGCCTCTGACCACATCTTCCATCTCGCCAACCAAAATGGCCAATGGCACAGCAGGTACTAAAGTGGCTCTGAGAAAAACCAAACAGGCGGCTGAGAAAATCTCAGCAGACAGAATCAGCAAAGAGGCCCTGCTGGAATGTGCTGACCTACTGTCCAGTGCAATCACGGAACCTGTGCCCAATAGTCAGCTGGTAGACACTGGACACCAGCTGCTCGACTACTGCTCAGGCTATGTGGACTGCATCCCTCAAACTCGCAACAAATTTGCCTTCCGAGAGGCTGTGAGCAAACTGGAACTCAGCCTGCAGGAGCTGCAGGTGTCATCAGCAGCTGCTGGTGTGCCGGGGGCAAACCCTGTCCTTAATAACTTATTGTCATGTGTACAGGAAATCAGTGATGTGGTGCAGAGGTAG